Proteins found in one Micropterus dolomieu isolate WLL.071019.BEF.003 ecotype Adirondacks linkage group LG12, ASM2129224v1, whole genome shotgun sequence genomic segment:
- the LOC123980613 gene encoding hepatocyte growth factor activator isoform X2 gives MMAYLILLFLPCVLSARARILVPGFELSISQEPYRESRKVLTTTGKECKFPFRQGGRIHHHCITILSSRPWCSLTHNFDRDRQFGFCAPEKTQPDVFVHTSRRIPNPCQGTPCQNGGVCTPIPHRYSFECSCAENFTGKLCEQKKCYETVHLRHYDSGESWGRIHLRNVEQCTCMAGEIECERVRYTTCRSNPCKNDGTCRLIMATGKEVCSCRSAYSGPDCSFEPETECYKNRGTGYRGLVGTTLSGALCLPWNSDLLYDELHVGTVVASSFRGLGEHAYCRNPDGDKKPWCYTLKDSAISWEYCDVPSCVMSVSSSRRIIPLNVPPSVKKPNSDEPAKKPVCGKKHKKRLSIARGRIMGGKSALPGTHPWMAAIYIGQSDFCAGSLIASCWVVSAAHCFFRNPLKSQLRVVFGQHGFNVTGPNTRTFGVEDYIFPKQFSVFNPTLHDIVLIKLKKEDGHCVRRTPFISPICLPDKSVTFPDDYCCIISGWGHMHEKANGYNTLQEGGVRLIPHETCRKPDVYGNHVTADMFCAGLNGCVDACQGDSGGPLACARNDVSFLYGIISWGEGCGRSGKPGVYTKVVNYIDWINSVIRRKPKAS, from the exons ATGATGGCATACCTTATATTACTTTTTCTTCCTTGTGTTCTCAGTGCACGGGCG CGCATTTTAGTCCCCGGGTTTGAACTATCCATCTCCCAAGAGCCATATAGGGAGAGCAGGAAAG TTCTGACTACTACGGGCAAAGAATGTAAGTTCCCATTTCGTCAGGGTGGACGGATTCATCACCACTGCATCACCATCCTGTCCTCAAGACCGTG GTGCTCCCTCACACATAACTTTGATCGGGACCGGCAGTTTGGCTTCTGCGCACCAGAGAAAACTCAGCCAGATG TTTTTGTCCACACATCCCGCAGAATCCCAAATCCATGTCAGGGGACTCCCTGTCAGAATGGAGGCGTGTGCACGCCGATCCCACACAGATACTCGTTTGAGTGCTCCTGTGCTGAGAACTTCACTGGGAAACTCTGTGAGCAGA AAAAGTGCTATGAAACTGTACACCTGCGCCATTACGACTCTGGAGAGTCTTGGGGGCGGATTCACCTCCGTAATGTGGAACAGTGCACATGCATGGCAGGGGAAATCGAGTGCGAAAGAGTCCGCTACACAA CTTGCCGTTCAAACCCTTGTAAGAATGACGGAACGTGTCGACTGATCATGGCAACCGGCAAGGAGGTGTGTAGCTGCAGAAGTGCCTACAGCGGGCCAGACTGCAGCTTTG agcCGGAGACAGAGTGCTATAAAAACAGGGGTACAGGTTACAGAGGGCTGGTGGGCACCACGTTGTCCGGCGCCCTGTGTCTGCCGTGGAACTCAGACCTGCTGTATGACGAGCTCCATGTGGGCACGGTGGTTGCCTCGTCCTTCAGGGGCCTCGGGGAACATGCCtactgcag AAACCCAGATGGGGACAAGAAGCCGTGGTGCTACACACTAAAGGACAGCGCCATCTCCTGGGAGTACTGTGACGTCCCCTCCTGtgtgatgtctgtgt CTTCTTCTCGGAGGATTATCCCATTGAATGTCCCGCCCAGCGTTAAAAAACCAAACTCAGACGAGCCGGCAAAAAAGCCTGTGTGCGGGAAAAAGCACAAGAAGAGGTTATCGATAGCCAGGGGCCGGATAATGGGTGGAAAGTCCGCTCTGCCGGGCACTCACCCCTGGATGGCAGCCATTTACATTGGACAGTCAGACTTCTGCGCCGGCAGCCTGATCGCCTCTTGCTGGGTTGTCTCTGCGGCTCACTGCTTCTTCCGCAA CCCCCTGAAGTCTCAGCTTCGCGTGGTGTTCGGCCAGCATGGTTTCAACGTCACCGGTCCCAACACCAGGACATTCGGAGTGGAGGACTACATCTTTCCAAAACAGTTCTCCGTGTTCAATCCAACACTTCATGACATTG TTCTGATCAAACTGAAGAAGGAGGACGGGCACTGTGTGAGAAGGACCCCCTTTATCAGTCCCATCTGTCTCCCAGACAAAAGCGTGACGTTCCCTGATGACTACTGCTGTATTATTAGCGGCTGGGGACACATGCATGAGA AGGCAAATGGTTACAATACTCTGCAGGAGGGTGGAGTGAGACTGATTCCTCATGAGACTTGTAGAAAGCCAGACGTTTACGGCAACCATGTCACCGCTGACATGTTTTGTGCGGGGCTCAACGGCTGTGTTGACGCCTGCCAG GGCGACTCTGGAGGCCCTCTGGCTTGTGCGAGGAATGATGTCAGCTTCCTGTATGGGATCATCAGCTGGGGAGAGGGCTGCGGCCGCTCTGGAAAACCTGGTGTTTACACTAAAGTAGTGAACTATATCGACTGGATCAATTCAGTGATCAGACGCAAACCCAAGGCTTCATGA
- the LOC123980613 gene encoding hepatocyte growth factor activator isoform X1: MMAYLILLFLPCVLSARARILVPGFELSISQEPYRESRKVLTTTGKECKFPFRQGGRIHHHCITILSSRPWCSLTHNFDRDRQFGFCAPEKTQPDVFVHTSRRIPNPCQGTPCQNGGVCTPIPHRYSFECSCAENFTGKLCEQKKCYETVHLRHYDSGESWGRIHLRNVEQCTCMAGEIECERVRYTTCRSNPCKNDGTCRLIMATGKEVCSCRSAYSGPDCSFEPETECYKNRGTGYRGLVGTTLSGALCLPWNSDLLYDELHVGTVVASSFRGLGEHAYCRNPDGDKKPWCYTLKDSAISWEYCDVPSCVMSVSSSRRIIPLNVPPSVKKPNSDEPAKKPVCGKKHKKRLSIARGRIMGGKSALPGTHPWMAAIYIGQSDFCAGSLIASCWVVSAAHCFFRNVSSLSPLKSQLRVVFGQHGFNVTGPNTRTFGVEDYIFPKQFSVFNPTLHDIVLIKLKKEDGHCVRRTPFISPICLPDKSVTFPDDYCCIISGWGHMHEKANGYNTLQEGGVRLIPHETCRKPDVYGNHVTADMFCAGLNGCVDACQGDSGGPLACARNDVSFLYGIISWGEGCGRSGKPGVYTKVVNYIDWINSVIRRKPKAS, encoded by the exons ATGATGGCATACCTTATATTACTTTTTCTTCCTTGTGTTCTCAGTGCACGGGCG CGCATTTTAGTCCCCGGGTTTGAACTATCCATCTCCCAAGAGCCATATAGGGAGAGCAGGAAAG TTCTGACTACTACGGGCAAAGAATGTAAGTTCCCATTTCGTCAGGGTGGACGGATTCATCACCACTGCATCACCATCCTGTCCTCAAGACCGTG GTGCTCCCTCACACATAACTTTGATCGGGACCGGCAGTTTGGCTTCTGCGCACCAGAGAAAACTCAGCCAGATG TTTTTGTCCACACATCCCGCAGAATCCCAAATCCATGTCAGGGGACTCCCTGTCAGAATGGAGGCGTGTGCACGCCGATCCCACACAGATACTCGTTTGAGTGCTCCTGTGCTGAGAACTTCACTGGGAAACTCTGTGAGCAGA AAAAGTGCTATGAAACTGTACACCTGCGCCATTACGACTCTGGAGAGTCTTGGGGGCGGATTCACCTCCGTAATGTGGAACAGTGCACATGCATGGCAGGGGAAATCGAGTGCGAAAGAGTCCGCTACACAA CTTGCCGTTCAAACCCTTGTAAGAATGACGGAACGTGTCGACTGATCATGGCAACCGGCAAGGAGGTGTGTAGCTGCAGAAGTGCCTACAGCGGGCCAGACTGCAGCTTTG agcCGGAGACAGAGTGCTATAAAAACAGGGGTACAGGTTACAGAGGGCTGGTGGGCACCACGTTGTCCGGCGCCCTGTGTCTGCCGTGGAACTCAGACCTGCTGTATGACGAGCTCCATGTGGGCACGGTGGTTGCCTCGTCCTTCAGGGGCCTCGGGGAACATGCCtactgcag AAACCCAGATGGGGACAAGAAGCCGTGGTGCTACACACTAAAGGACAGCGCCATCTCCTGGGAGTACTGTGACGTCCCCTCCTGtgtgatgtctgtgt CTTCTTCTCGGAGGATTATCCCATTGAATGTCCCGCCCAGCGTTAAAAAACCAAACTCAGACGAGCCGGCAAAAAAGCCTGTGTGCGGGAAAAAGCACAAGAAGAGGTTATCGATAGCCAGGGGCCGGATAATGGGTGGAAAGTCCGCTCTGCCGGGCACTCACCCCTGGATGGCAGCCATTTACATTGGACAGTCAGACTTCTGCGCCGGCAGCCTGATCGCCTCTTGCTGGGTTGTCTCTGCGGCTCACTGCTTCTTCCGCAA TGTGTCTTCCCTCAGCCCCCTGAAGTCTCAGCTTCGCGTGGTGTTCGGCCAGCATGGTTTCAACGTCACCGGTCCCAACACCAGGACATTCGGAGTGGAGGACTACATCTTTCCAAAACAGTTCTCCGTGTTCAATCCAACACTTCATGACATTG TTCTGATCAAACTGAAGAAGGAGGACGGGCACTGTGTGAGAAGGACCCCCTTTATCAGTCCCATCTGTCTCCCAGACAAAAGCGTGACGTTCCCTGATGACTACTGCTGTATTATTAGCGGCTGGGGACACATGCATGAGA AGGCAAATGGTTACAATACTCTGCAGGAGGGTGGAGTGAGACTGATTCCTCATGAGACTTGTAGAAAGCCAGACGTTTACGGCAACCATGTCACCGCTGACATGTTTTGTGCGGGGCTCAACGGCTGTGTTGACGCCTGCCAG GGCGACTCTGGAGGCCCTCTGGCTTGTGCGAGGAATGATGTCAGCTTCCTGTATGGGATCATCAGCTGGGGAGAGGGCTGCGGCCGCTCTGGAAAACCTGGTGTTTACACTAAAGTAGTGAACTATATCGACTGGATCAATTCAGTGATCAGACGCAAACCCAAGGCTTCATGA